A window from Scleropages formosus chromosome 17, fSclFor1.1, whole genome shotgun sequence encodes these proteins:
- the LOC108938541 gene encoding drebrin-like isoform X1 — MNLFNTLGVGLLAVDAPRKLFHLAECRSAARARAEKKKSGGAGRSAAVAMRSINLETYSLSLLAAKEDIVNPRSSTDWALFAYDGATNNLKLSDSGVGGVVELARKFQPNRSLYGLCRIGGQASGPPRVVMINWVGEAVDECRRSECASHVPAIKAFFKEAHAFVSASKPEDVTQERISQIVSKVSAPAERLRRSPRTADKEETVGTNYRKTNAAMEMRRINRDSFWARAEREEEERKEEERRKAAEERRRWERERILQERKEEEERDRKMNEKLQMIEEQRRRQAKLEAEMRRQERLKWEQQQREYEEDMRARFKRSESIEKAAEAAVLVSQRSINPREFFRQLSSSSSGNPASPSSPGGGRPPFRRYQRSLTDTAFIFGRSDSSAPSSPRSPTVVSPFSRIPSSPLNSSRPDPPLRPIGSPQHPRAAPVSPPGSPQRAAPTSSLPSLPPSRTAPPYSSLPRSFSSVRADGSPQATGQPSSLSFSSSSTQPSAPPVSPRTAGAPSSLSSSSSSTQLSTPPGSPVPTAALTQPPARPQPERFSPPPSLEATPAPEDAVTTHPVSPATTILQSDEVYTATRMLTDLEPDADLTVKAVLVDTCIAPVAEEVEDQEDQGHQEDQEVQKEEKVGTENSDASVELVVPLENSASPAMVENEHISPSTPPPTQPEATMVDVQVDSALAAKVSPRQDTAFFEPEVTSMSTEPGQPVEELVPDLNSMAEEVSETDSEPAAECEERSTETGTQSEDEEEETGHLVTETHTCVLSEEPALTEQAEEEEEEEKQEEQGQEEEEEEREEDEEEEKEEHEALRHPQQEAAIAEELVDVVDINHAPRSRPAAIQVHEEEEEEEEAQTENGFAEGHNGTERSPSPPEMEPTFREISQEREAASRAAKLERFEEDFEEEKSETEEEESTPDGQLCVRALYDYQAEDESELSLEPGDIISGVEAVDKAWWRGCSKDGRQGLFPANYVETI, encoded by the exons GGCTCTGTTCGCGTACGATGGGGCGACCAACAACCTCAAGCTGTCCGACTCGGGAG TTGGCGGCGTGGTGGAACTGGCAAGGAAATTTCAGCCGAACCGCTCGCTCTACGGGCTCTGCCGGATTGGAGGACAAGCATCGGGACCCCCCCGCGTTGTGATGATCAACTGG GTGGGCGAGGCTGTCGATGAGTGCCGGAGGAGCGAGTGCGCCAGTCACGTCCCCGCCATCAAGGCTTTCTTTAAG GAAGCTCACGCGTTTGTAAGCGCCAGCAAGCCGGAGGACGTGACACAAGAGCGCATCTCCCAGATTGTGAGCAAGGTCAGCGCCCCGGCGGAGCGCCTCCGGAGAAGCCCTCGAACCGCGGACAAGGAGGAGACGGTG GGCACTAATTACAGGAAGACGAACGCCGCGATGGAGATGCGACGGATCAACAGAGATTCTTTCTGGGCACGTGCAGAG CGAGAAGAGGAGGAGCGGAAGGAAGAGGAGCGGCGCAAGGCTGCCGAGGAACGACGCcgctgggagagagagaggatccTGCAGGAGcgcaaggaggaggaggagagggacaggAAGATGAACGAGAAGCTGCAGATGATAGAGGAGCAGAG GAGAAGGCAGGCGAAGCTGGAGGCAGAGATGCGGAGGCAGGAGCGGCTCAAATGG gagcagcagcagagggaaTATGAGGAAGACATGAGAGCTCGCTTCAAGCGCAGCGAATCCATTGAGAAGGCCGCG GAGGCGGCAGTGCTCGTTTCTCAACGCTCCATCAACCCGAGAGAGTTTTTCAGACAGCTCTCATCATCCTCCTCTGGAAACCCTGCAAGCCCTAGCTCACCGGGAGGAG GCCGGCCCCCGTTCCGTCGATACCAGCGCAGCCTGACGGACACGGCGTTCATATTTGGGAGGTCGGATTCATCCGCACCCTCCTCCCCTCGCAGTCCTACCGTGGTTTCTCCGTTCAGCAGGATTCCCAGCTCTCCGCTGAACTCAAGCCGCCCAGATCCACCTTTGCGGCCTATCGGCTCGCCCCAGCATCCCCGTGCCGCTCCAGTGTCTCCCCCGGGCTCCCCGCAGCGCGCAGCCCCCACCTCGTCCCTGCCCAGTCTTCCTCCTTCCAGGACTGCACCACCCTACTCCTCTCTGCCCCGTTCTTTCAGCTCAGTGAGGGCTGATGGCTCACCGCAGGCTACCGGGCAACCTTCCTCCCTGagtttctcctcctcttctacCCAACCCTCAGCTCCCCCAGTGTCTCCAAGGACTGCTGGAGCACCTTCATccctcagctcttcctcttcttccaccCAACTTTCGACTCCACCGGGCTCCCCAGTCCCAACAGCAGCCTTGACGCAGCCCCCAGCCCGCCCGCAGCCTGAGCGCTTCAGTCCCCCACCCTCTCTGGAGGCCACTCCAGCCCCAGAGGATGCGGTCACAACTCATCCTGTGAGCCCAGCGACCACCATCCTGCAGTCAGACG AGGTGTACACAGCCACCAGAATGCTGACAGACTTGGAACCAGATGCAGATCTGACTGTCAAGGCCGTGTTGGTGGACACGTGCATTGCCCCCGTAGCCGAGGAAGTAGAGGACCAGGAGGACCAGGGGCACCAGGAGGACCAGGAGGTCCAGAAGGAAGAGAAAGTAGGAACCGAGAACTCAGATGCTTCTGTAGAACTTGTGGTTCCTTTGGAGAACTCAGCCTCACCTGCTATGGTAGAGAATGAGCACATCTCCCCATCTACACCTCCGCCCACACAACCTGAAGCAACGATGGTGGATGTGCAGGTGGACTCGGCTCTAGCTGCGAAGGTCAGCCCGAGGCAGGACACAGCATTCTTTGAGCCTGAGGTGACATCCATGAGCACAGAACCTGGGCAGCCTGTGGAGGAGTTGGTGCCTGATCTGAATTCCATGGCTGAAGAGGTCAGTGAGACTGACAGCGAACCTGCAGCTGAATGTGAAGAAAGGTCAACAGAGACTGGGACACAGAGtgaggatgaagaagaggagacGGGCCACCttgtcacagaaacacatacTTGTGTCCTGTCTGAGGAACCAGCCTTAACTGAGCaagctgaggaggaggaggaagaagagaagcaggaggagcaggggcaggaggaggaggaggaggagagagaggaagatgaggaagaggagaaagaagagcacGAGGCTCTCCGTCATCCACAGCAAGAGGCAGCCATAGCAG AGGAGCTTGTAGATGTGGTGGACATTAACCACGCACCACGAAGCCGTCCAGCAGCCATCCAAGTgcatgaagaggaagaggaagaggaagaggccCAGACAGAGAATGGCTTTGCTGAAGGACACAACGGCACAG AGAGATCCCCCAGCCCACCTGAAATGGAGCCAACCTTCCGTGAGATTTCCCAGGAGCGAGAAGCGGCATCGCGTGCGGCGAAGCTCGAGAGGTTTGAGGAGGATTTCGAAGAGGAGAAGAGTgagactgaggaggaggag TCCACTCCTGATGGACAGCTGTGTGTGCGAGCCCTCTATGACTACCAAGCAG AGGATGAATCGGAGCTTTCTCTGGAGCCCGGTGACATCATCAGCGGCGTGGAGGCCGTGGACAAGGCGTGGTGGAGGGGCTGCAGCAAAGACGGCCGTCAGGGACTCTTCCCTGCCAACTACGTGGAGACCATCTAG
- the LOC108938414 gene encoding uncharacterized protein LOC108938414 → MSLDVTQGVPRSGKEEEMTEAVFLENLYVFMRSRGTPIDRIPYLGFKQIDLFLLYKTVQKLGGFREVTANQRWKQVYNLLGGDPRSTSAATCTRRHYQKLILPFECYLQGLEEVALTPPQQHKRRRQNHSSDEDYQGEVKRRAVAKQMSSAFFQRSHEYQTDTCVQSIPIPVTFQQYSYPGFLPQSAYRLGFPSVLSYPQFQQPHVSPQPHLQPQLYTDPQHRASLELHSAQANDRPKEEVLRLRKLAVEYVYSSGWEKPLDLSHKERSLDSISQRPSSFSLPKGNGTPKFLNKVSSMYSSWNLAQDQSCEVSGNTATGKGANVKNFQRDRALAECSATTSPAATSSSASSRLSSGPFTRYNQNSSAYVVSPKTLQSNCPKSPEKEEEEPLNLKRSPSNPKINVEGQRTIEIPLKLLEAYVKSKYDPQDMCRKDKAVHPVDCPYTVQEDYKDMKKVMVQLPVEMDMVHCGKLEAKRHREIFKTHSSLGQQNIQQTSSVNTPWDREDMSDVGATKLRLACGVSGVPDGDNANVWPLFQCKDPETLKLLQRRWQYVQNLMVDLSDSKTVSQSCL, encoded by the exons ATGTCCCTGGACGTGACGCAGGGTGTCCCTCGCTCCgggaaagaggaggaaatgaCCGAAGCCGTTTTCCTGGAGAATCTCTACGTGTTCATGAGGAGCAGAGGAACACCCATCGACAGGATCCCTTACCTTGGCTTCAAGCAAA tTGACCTGTTCTTATTATACAAGACTGTACAGAAGTTGGGAGGCTTCAGGGAG GTGACTGCAAACCAGAGGTGGAAGCAGGTGTACAATTTGCTGGGCGGTGATCCTCGCAGCACCAGCGCGGCCACCTGCACCCGCCGACACTACCAGAA GTTAATTCTGCCCTTTGAGTGCTATCTGCAAGGCCTGGAGGAAGTAGCTCTGACACCACCTCAACAGCACAAACGAAGACGGCAGAACCACTCCTCGGACGAGGACTACCAGGGGGAAGTCAAAAGGAGGGCAGTAGCGAAGCAGATGAGCTCTGCTTTCTTCCAG AGATCACATGAATATCAGACGGACACCTGCGTTCAGAGCATCCCAATACCGGTGACTTTCCAGCAGTATTCCTACCCAGGCTTCCTACCTCAGTCGGCCTACCGCCTTGGCTTTCCCAGCGTACTGTCGTATCCCCAATTCCAGCAGCCCCACGTAAGCCCTCAGCCGCACCTTCAGCCTCAGCTCTACACCGACCCTCAACACCGAGCTTCGCTCGAGCTGCATTCAGCGCAGGCAAATGACAGGCCCAAGGAGGAAGTGCTGAGGCTACGAAAGCTAGCTGTGGAGTACGTTTACTCCTCGGGGTGGGAAAAGCCCCTCGATCTAAGTCACAAGGAGAGGAGCCTAGACAGCATCAGCCAACGCCCATCGTCCTTTAGCCTTCCCAAGGGCAACGGTACTCCGAAATTCTTGAATAAGGTCTCCTCCATGTATTCCTCCTGGAACCTGGCGCAGGACCAAAGCTGTGAGGTGTCAGGAAACACAGCCACCGGTAAAGGAGCAAACGTGAAGAATTTTCAGAGAGATCGGGCGCTCGCTGAATGCAGCGCTACAACATCTCCTGCAGCCACCTCATCCTCTGCCTCCTCGAGACTGAGCTCCGGTCCATTCACCCGGTACAACCAGAATTCAAGTGCATATGTCGTGTCTCCCAAGacactccaaagcaactgtcCCAAAAGCcctgagaaagaggaggaggaaccTCTTAATCTCAAACGCTCTCCGTCCAACcccaaaataaatgttgaagGACAAAGAACGATTGAGATTCCACTGAAGCTGCTAGAAGCCTATGTTAAATCCAAATATGATCCCCAGGATATGTGTCGCAAAGACAAGGCTGTCCATCCTGTTGACTGTCCATATACAGTACAAGAGGATTATAAAGATATGAAGAAGGTTATGGTGCAACTTCCTGTGGAAATGGATATGGTGCATTGCGGTAAACTCGAGGCAAAAAGGCACAGAGAAATTTTTAAGACTCATAGTAGCTTAGGCCAACAAAACATCCAGCAAACTTCATCAGTGAATACACCATGGGATAGGGAAGATATGTCAGATGTTGGAGCGACCAAGCTGCGCCTGGCATGTGGTGTTTCAGGGGTTCCCGATGGCGATAATGCCAACGTTTGGCCATTGTTTCAGTGCAAAGATCCAGAGACTCTGAAGCTTTTGCAAAGGAGGTGGCAGTATGTTCAAAACTTGATGGTGGACCTAAGTGACAGTAAGACAGTGAGCCAGAGCTGCCTTTGA
- the LOC108938541 gene encoding drebrin-like isoform X2 gives MNLFNTLGVGLLAVDAPRKLFHLAECRSAARARAEKKKSGGAGRSAAVAMRSINLETYSLSLLAAKEDIVNPRSSTDWALFAYDGATNNLKLSDSGVGGVVELARKFQPNRSLYGLCRIGGQASGPPRVVMINWVGEAVDECRRSECASHVPAIKAFFKEAHAFVSASKPEDVTQERISQIVSKVSAPAERLRRSPRTADKEETVGTNYRKTNAAMEMRRINRDSFWARAEREEEERKEEERRKAAEERRRWERERILQERKEEEERDRKMNEKLQMIEEQRRRQAKLEAEMRRQERLKWEQQQREYEEDMRARFKRSESIEKAAEAAVLVSQRSINPREFFRQLSSSSSGNPASPSSPGGGRPPFRRYQRSLTDTAFIFGRSDSSAPSSPRSPTVVSPFSRIPSSPLNSSRPDPPLRPIGSPQHPRAAPVSPPGSPQRAAPTSSLPSLPPSRTAPPYSSLPRSFSSVRADGSPQATGQPSSLSFSSSSTQPSAPPVSPRTAGAPSSLSSSSSSTQLSTPPGSPVPTAALTQPPARPQPERFSPPPSLEATPAPEDAVTTHPVSPATTILQSDEVYTATRMLTDLEPDADLTVKAVLVDTCIAPVAEEVEDQEDQGHQEDQEVQKEEKVGTENSDASVELVVPLENSASPAMVENEHISPSTPPPTQPEATMVDVQVDSALAAKVSPRQDTAFFEPEVTSMSTEPGQPVEELVPDLNSMAEEVSETDSEPAAECEERSTETGTQSEDEEEETGHLVTETHTCVLSEEPALTEQAEEEEEEEKQEEQGQEEEEEEREEDEEEEKEEHEALRHPQQEAAIAEELVDVVDINHAPRSRPAAIQVHEEEEEEEEAQTENGFAEGHNGTERSPSPPEMEPTFREISQEREAASRAAKLERFEEDFEEEKSETEEEESTPDGQLCVRALYDYQAAPESAAMF, from the exons GGCTCTGTTCGCGTACGATGGGGCGACCAACAACCTCAAGCTGTCCGACTCGGGAG TTGGCGGCGTGGTGGAACTGGCAAGGAAATTTCAGCCGAACCGCTCGCTCTACGGGCTCTGCCGGATTGGAGGACAAGCATCGGGACCCCCCCGCGTTGTGATGATCAACTGG GTGGGCGAGGCTGTCGATGAGTGCCGGAGGAGCGAGTGCGCCAGTCACGTCCCCGCCATCAAGGCTTTCTTTAAG GAAGCTCACGCGTTTGTAAGCGCCAGCAAGCCGGAGGACGTGACACAAGAGCGCATCTCCCAGATTGTGAGCAAGGTCAGCGCCCCGGCGGAGCGCCTCCGGAGAAGCCCTCGAACCGCGGACAAGGAGGAGACGGTG GGCACTAATTACAGGAAGACGAACGCCGCGATGGAGATGCGACGGATCAACAGAGATTCTTTCTGGGCACGTGCAGAG CGAGAAGAGGAGGAGCGGAAGGAAGAGGAGCGGCGCAAGGCTGCCGAGGAACGACGCcgctgggagagagagaggatccTGCAGGAGcgcaaggaggaggaggagagggacaggAAGATGAACGAGAAGCTGCAGATGATAGAGGAGCAGAG GAGAAGGCAGGCGAAGCTGGAGGCAGAGATGCGGAGGCAGGAGCGGCTCAAATGG gagcagcagcagagggaaTATGAGGAAGACATGAGAGCTCGCTTCAAGCGCAGCGAATCCATTGAGAAGGCCGCG GAGGCGGCAGTGCTCGTTTCTCAACGCTCCATCAACCCGAGAGAGTTTTTCAGACAGCTCTCATCATCCTCCTCTGGAAACCCTGCAAGCCCTAGCTCACCGGGAGGAG GCCGGCCCCCGTTCCGTCGATACCAGCGCAGCCTGACGGACACGGCGTTCATATTTGGGAGGTCGGATTCATCCGCACCCTCCTCCCCTCGCAGTCCTACCGTGGTTTCTCCGTTCAGCAGGATTCCCAGCTCTCCGCTGAACTCAAGCCGCCCAGATCCACCTTTGCGGCCTATCGGCTCGCCCCAGCATCCCCGTGCCGCTCCAGTGTCTCCCCCGGGCTCCCCGCAGCGCGCAGCCCCCACCTCGTCCCTGCCCAGTCTTCCTCCTTCCAGGACTGCACCACCCTACTCCTCTCTGCCCCGTTCTTTCAGCTCAGTGAGGGCTGATGGCTCACCGCAGGCTACCGGGCAACCTTCCTCCCTGagtttctcctcctcttctacCCAACCCTCAGCTCCCCCAGTGTCTCCAAGGACTGCTGGAGCACCTTCATccctcagctcttcctcttcttccaccCAACTTTCGACTCCACCGGGCTCCCCAGTCCCAACAGCAGCCTTGACGCAGCCCCCAGCCCGCCCGCAGCCTGAGCGCTTCAGTCCCCCACCCTCTCTGGAGGCCACTCCAGCCCCAGAGGATGCGGTCACAACTCATCCTGTGAGCCCAGCGACCACCATCCTGCAGTCAGACG AGGTGTACACAGCCACCAGAATGCTGACAGACTTGGAACCAGATGCAGATCTGACTGTCAAGGCCGTGTTGGTGGACACGTGCATTGCCCCCGTAGCCGAGGAAGTAGAGGACCAGGAGGACCAGGGGCACCAGGAGGACCAGGAGGTCCAGAAGGAAGAGAAAGTAGGAACCGAGAACTCAGATGCTTCTGTAGAACTTGTGGTTCCTTTGGAGAACTCAGCCTCACCTGCTATGGTAGAGAATGAGCACATCTCCCCATCTACACCTCCGCCCACACAACCTGAAGCAACGATGGTGGATGTGCAGGTGGACTCGGCTCTAGCTGCGAAGGTCAGCCCGAGGCAGGACACAGCATTCTTTGAGCCTGAGGTGACATCCATGAGCACAGAACCTGGGCAGCCTGTGGAGGAGTTGGTGCCTGATCTGAATTCCATGGCTGAAGAGGTCAGTGAGACTGACAGCGAACCTGCAGCTGAATGTGAAGAAAGGTCAACAGAGACTGGGACACAGAGtgaggatgaagaagaggagacGGGCCACCttgtcacagaaacacatacTTGTGTCCTGTCTGAGGAACCAGCCTTAACTGAGCaagctgaggaggaggaggaagaagagaagcaggaggagcaggggcaggaggaggaggaggaggagagagaggaagatgaggaagaggagaaagaagagcacGAGGCTCTCCGTCATCCACAGCAAGAGGCAGCCATAGCAG AGGAGCTTGTAGATGTGGTGGACATTAACCACGCACCACGAAGCCGTCCAGCAGCCATCCAAGTgcatgaagaggaagaggaagaggaagaggccCAGACAGAGAATGGCTTTGCTGAAGGACACAACGGCACAG AGAGATCCCCCAGCCCACCTGAAATGGAGCCAACCTTCCGTGAGATTTCCCAGGAGCGAGAAGCGGCATCGCGTGCGGCGAAGCTCGAGAGGTTTGAGGAGGATTTCGAAGAGGAGAAGAGTgagactgaggaggaggag TCCACTCCTGATGGACAGCTGTGTGTGCGAGCCCTCTATGACTACCAAGCAG CACCGGAGTCCGCTGCCATGTTCTGA